The following proteins come from a genomic window of Bradyrhizobium paxllaeri:
- a CDS encoding alpha/beta hydrolase: MPVTLDPDAAAVYKAFQDAGRPTYETLTAPEAREYYRAARVVSNPEPPALESNKPLMIPAPHGTIPARIYTPKALRTSNGLAPCLLFFHGGGWVIGDLDTHEVVCQKLAHEGELIVISIDYRLAPEHKFPAAIDDAITATKWIAANANELGIDAGHLLVGGDSAGGNLAAVVALAARDGDGPKLAGQVLVYPATDFAMKHPSHSEPETSILLTHSVIKWFCNHYLNGTTDIDHWKASPARARTFAGLPPAYVLTAGADPLRDEGAEYAARLKEAGVPVTYRHFPGQFHGFFTMGKLLNQANVAVSEIATWLKALK; the protein is encoded by the coding sequence ATGCCCGTTACGCTCGATCCCGATGCCGCCGCCGTCTACAAGGCTTTTCAGGACGCAGGCCGCCCCACCTATGAGACGCTGACCGCACCGGAAGCGCGCGAATATTACCGGGCCGCCCGCGTCGTCAGTAATCCCGAGCCGCCCGCACTGGAATCGAACAAGCCGCTCATGATCCCCGCGCCGCACGGCACGATTCCGGCGCGCATCTACACGCCGAAGGCGCTGCGGACGAGCAACGGTCTTGCGCCTTGCCTGCTGTTCTTTCACGGCGGCGGTTGGGTGATTGGCGATCTCGATACCCATGAGGTGGTTTGCCAGAAGCTCGCCCATGAGGGCGAGTTGATCGTCATCTCCATCGACTACCGGCTGGCGCCGGAGCACAAATTCCCCGCCGCCATCGACGATGCGATCACCGCGACCAAATGGATTGCCGCCAACGCCAATGAGCTCGGCATCGACGCGGGGCACCTGTTGGTCGGCGGCGACAGCGCCGGCGGCAATCTCGCGGCCGTCGTGGCGCTCGCCGCGCGCGACGGCGACGGCCCGAAGCTTGCCGGCCAGGTGCTGGTCTATCCCGCCACCGACTTTGCGATGAAGCATCCCTCGCACAGCGAGCCCGAGACCAGCATTCTCCTGACGCACTCCGTCATCAAATGGTTCTGCAACCATTATCTCAATGGCACGACCGATATCGATCACTGGAAAGCCTCGCCCGCGCGCGCCAGGACGTTCGCCGGATTGCCGCCCGCCTATGTTCTGACCGCCGGCGCCGATCCCTTGCGCGACGAAGGTGCCGAATATGCCGCGCGCCTGAAGGAGGCCGGCGTGCCCGTGACGTATCGCCACTTCCCCGGCCAGTTCCACGGCTTCTTCACTATGGGTAAGCTGTTGAACCAGGCCAATGTCGCGGTTAGCGAAATCGCGACGTGGCTGAAGGCGCTGAAATAA
- a CDS encoding citrate transporter, which produces MEPILVFGIPVDFILFALTLLGVALFHHKTLQVALTGLAAIIVYKLVFTGFKHGPGLAGLGHHMAHEWVTLANLFLLLMGFALLSRHFEESRVPDEMPALLPDDWKGGVVLLCLVFVLSSFLDNIAAALIGGTVARHVFRGKVHIGYLAAIVAASNAGGAGSVVGDTTTTMMWIAGVSPLAVVEAYIAAIVAMLVFAVPASIQQQRYSPIQKDVSKGLKIDPARVVIVAAILIAALAANIIANVRFPALLEIIPVLGIAVWAVILLTAAWRAPDWKVMPETFKGTIFLLALVTAASLMPVEKLPAASWPTALGLGFVSAVFDNIPLTALALKQGGYDWGYLAYAVGFGGSMIWFGSSAGVALSNMYPEAKSVGRWVSHGWPVAVAYVVGFFVMLAVLGWHPDRPH; this is translated from the coding sequence ATGGAGCCAATACTTGTGTTTGGAATACCCGTCGACTTCATCCTGTTCGCACTGACGCTGCTTGGGGTCGCGCTATTCCATCACAAGACGCTTCAGGTCGCGCTCACCGGCCTTGCCGCGATCATCGTCTACAAACTGGTATTCACCGGCTTCAAGCACGGTCCGGGTCTCGCCGGCCTCGGCCACCACATGGCGCATGAGTGGGTCACGCTCGCCAACCTGTTCCTGCTCCTGATGGGCTTTGCGCTGCTCTCGCGGCATTTCGAGGAGAGCCGCGTTCCGGATGAGATGCCGGCGCTGTTGCCGGACGACTGGAAGGGTGGCGTTGTTCTGCTCTGCCTGGTGTTCGTGCTGTCGAGCTTCCTCGACAATATCGCTGCGGCTTTGATCGGCGGCACCGTGGCGCGGCACGTCTTCCGCGGCAAGGTTCACATCGGGTATCTCGCCGCCATCGTTGCAGCGTCGAACGCCGGTGGTGCCGGCAGCGTCGTCGGCGACACCACGACGACGATGATGTGGATCGCCGGCGTCAGCCCGCTCGCCGTGGTGGAAGCCTATATCGCGGCGATCGTCGCGATGCTGGTCTTCGCCGTGCCCGCCTCCATTCAGCAACAGCGCTACTCGCCGATCCAGAAGGATGTGTCGAAAGGCCTGAAGATCGATCCAGCGCGGGTTGTCATCGTCGCCGCCATCCTGATCGCCGCGCTCGCCGCCAACATCATCGCCAATGTGAGGTTCCCCGCATTGCTCGAGATCATCCCGGTTCTCGGCATTGCCGTCTGGGCGGTCATTCTGCTGACGGCGGCGTGGCGTGCGCCGGACTGGAAGGTGATGCCGGAAACCTTCAAAGGTACCATCTTCCTGCTTGCACTGGTCACCGCGGCCTCGCTGATGCCGGTCGAGAAACTGCCGGCCGCGTCATGGCCGACCGCGCTCGGCCTCGGATTCGTTTCCGCGGTGTTCGACAACATCCCCCTCACCGCGCTCGCGCTGAAACAAGGCGGCTACGATTGGGGATATCTCGCCTATGCCGTTGGCTTCGGCGGATCGATGATCTGGTTCGGATCGTCAGCCGGCGTCGCGCTGTCGAACATGTATCCGGAAGCCAAATCGGTCGGCCGCTGGGTCAGCCACGGCTGGCCGGTGGCTGTTGCTTACGTCGTCGGATTTTTCGTGATGCTGGCGGTGCTCGGCTGGCACCCCGACCGGCCGCATTAG
- a CDS encoding AEC family transporter has protein sequence MNAVLIVVPVFALIGAGYAAVALRFITPTAHKGIAEFAFSIAIPALLFRIVVVAEFPAVSAFSVWGAYYGATAVIWIVALLASSLLRQSRADGVVLAIGSIYGNIVMLGIPLILSALGDQAAGSMALILSVNTPLLWLCGTLQMAWAERKSSESAPLLVLRAISEIARNPIMLALGFGFLWRLTGLGLHPVADKTLELLAQAGSPTALIALGINLFGFRIKGQALGMAIMCALKLVAMPAVAAVLAFYVLALPPISAAVVVLFAAMPTGANAYIFSAQYGRLNEAVSGAVALGTTLAAVTLPVVVSFVTVALR, from the coding sequence ATGAATGCAGTGTTGATCGTCGTCCCCGTGTTCGCCCTGATCGGAGCGGGCTATGCGGCGGTCGCGCTGCGTTTCATTACCCCTACGGCGCACAAGGGCATTGCCGAGTTCGCTTTCAGCATCGCCATTCCCGCGCTGCTGTTCCGAATTGTGGTCGTCGCCGAATTTCCTGCTGTCAGCGCCTTCTCGGTGTGGGGCGCCTATTACGGGGCAACGGCGGTGATCTGGATCGTCGCGCTGCTGGCGTCATCGCTGCTGCGGCAATCCCGGGCCGACGGCGTGGTGCTCGCGATCGGCTCGATCTACGGCAACATCGTGATGCTCGGCATTCCCCTGATCTTGTCGGCGCTGGGAGATCAGGCCGCCGGCTCGATGGCGTTGATCCTGTCGGTCAACACGCCGCTGCTCTGGCTTTGCGGCACGCTGCAGATGGCGTGGGCGGAGCGGAAGTCTTCGGAGAGCGCACCGCTCCTGGTGCTGCGGGCTATCAGCGAGATCGCGCGCAATCCGATCATGCTTGCGCTCGGCTTCGGTTTTCTCTGGCGCCTCACCGGATTGGGGCTGCATCCGGTTGCGGACAAGACGCTCGAACTGCTGGCGCAGGCGGGCTCGCCCACGGCTCTGATTGCGCTCGGCATCAATCTCTTTGGATTCAGGATCAAGGGCCAGGCGCTCGGCATGGCCATCATGTGTGCGCTCAAGCTCGTGGCGATGCCGGCCGTTGCCGCCGTCCTCGCCTTCTACGTCCTGGCCTTGCCGCCGATCTCTGCGGCCGTGGTAGTTCTCTTTGCGGCGATGCCGACCGGCGCCAATGCCTATATTTTCTCTGCCCAGTACGGACGGCTCAACGAAGCCGTCTCGGGCGCCGTCGCGCTCGGCACGACATTGGCAGCGGTGACGCTACCCGTCGTCGTGTCATTCGTGACGGTCGCGCTGCGCTAG
- the hpaH gene encoding 2-oxo-hept-4-ene-1,7-dioate hydratase, with the protein MLDQQTVERLAQRLDEAERSKSLIPAFTRDYPDLTIEDAYAIQRAWTKLQLSRGRVVKGHKIGLTSKAMQNAVGISEPDYGVLFADMFYPDASPIPFDRFRAPRIEVELAFVLKAPLKGPDSTLFDVLNATDYVTPALEILETRMHRVDPETKAPRKVMDTISDNAANAALVVGGRPIRPLDADLRWIGALLFRNGQIEETGIAAGVLNHPANGVAWLANRLAAQGEHLEASEVVLAGSFTRPVDIARGDTFHADYGQFGSVSCQFV; encoded by the coding sequence ATGCTCGATCAACAAACCGTCGAACGGCTGGCGCAGCGCCTGGACGAGGCCGAGCGCAGCAAGTCGCTGATCCCGGCATTCACGCGCGACTATCCGGATCTCACGATCGAGGACGCCTACGCCATTCAGCGCGCCTGGACCAAGCTGCAGCTCTCCCGCGGCCGCGTCGTCAAGGGACACAAGATCGGCCTGACGTCGAAGGCGATGCAGAATGCCGTTGGCATTTCCGAGCCTGACTACGGCGTGCTGTTCGCCGACATGTTCTATCCCGACGCGTCGCCGATCCCGTTCGACCGCTTCCGCGCACCCCGCATCGAGGTCGAACTGGCCTTCGTGCTGAAGGCGCCGCTGAAGGGGCCTGATAGCACGCTGTTCGACGTGCTCAACGCCACCGACTACGTCACGCCGGCGCTCGAAATCCTGGAAACCCGGATGCACCGCGTCGATCCCGAAACCAAGGCGCCGCGCAAGGTGATGGACACGATTTCCGACAACGCCGCGAATGCGGCGCTGGTTGTCGGTGGCCGCCCGATCCGTCCGCTTGATGCGGACCTGCGCTGGATCGGCGCGCTGTTGTTCCGTAACGGCCAGATCGAGGAAACCGGCATCGCCGCCGGCGTTCTCAACCATCCCGCCAACGGCGTGGCCTGGCTCGCCAACCGGTTGGCGGCGCAGGGCGAGCATCTCGAGGCGAGCGAAGTGGTGCTGGCGGGATCGTTCACGCGCCCGGTCGACATTGCCAGAGGCGATACGTTCCATGCCGATTACGGCCAGTTCGGATCGGTGTCCTGCCAGTTCGTTTGA
- a CDS encoding amidohydrolase family protein, protein MPTYLPFDPNPRRPSKLPPPKTIDSQFHVLGPLDKYPVRPGAAYQMPTATWEAALRVHKTLGIERGIIVQTTTYGADHSVVLDALAAMGPNYRGCANALVFAEADDAYLAKLHDAGVRGARFSFRQELGAVLSDKDFARAIDRIRELGWYAKIQPEKDGIVSSAAKYENLDVPVLIDHMARPDPAGGKNDPNLQKMLELLSKGNFWVMLSLGEKTSKKGPPWDDVIPIARAYIEAAPERCVWASDWPHPVSVVQPPNDADLLELLYRYVADEAELKRILVTNPAKLFGYAD, encoded by the coding sequence ATGCCGACCTATCTTCCGTTCGATCCGAACCCGCGCCGTCCCTCGAAGCTGCCGCCGCCGAAAACCATCGACAGCCAGTTTCACGTGCTGGGCCCGCTGGACAAATATCCGGTGCGGCCGGGCGCCGCCTACCAGATGCCGACCGCGACCTGGGAAGCGGCGCTACGTGTCCACAAGACGCTCGGCATCGAGCGCGGCATCATCGTGCAGACCACGACCTATGGCGCCGATCATTCCGTGGTGCTCGACGCGCTTGCGGCAATGGGACCGAACTATCGCGGCTGCGCCAATGCGCTGGTGTTCGCCGAAGCCGATGACGCCTATCTCGCCAAGCTGCACGACGCCGGCGTGCGCGGCGCACGCTTTAGCTTCCGCCAGGAACTCGGCGCCGTGCTCTCGGACAAGGATTTTGCCCGCGCGATCGACAGGATTCGCGAACTTGGCTGGTACGCAAAAATCCAGCCGGAGAAGGACGGCATCGTCTCCAGCGCCGCCAAATACGAAAACCTCGACGTCCCCGTGCTGATCGATCACATGGCGCGCCCTGACCCGGCGGGCGGCAAGAACGACCCGAATCTGCAGAAGATGCTGGAGCTGCTGTCCAAGGGCAATTTCTGGGTGATGCTGTCGCTCGGGGAAAAGACCTCGAAGAAGGGCCCGCCCTGGGACGACGTCATCCCGATCGCGCGCGCCTATATCGAGGCTGCTCCCGAGCGCTGCGTCTGGGCCAGCGACTGGCCGCACCCGGTGTCCGTGGTGCAGCCGCCCAACGATGCCGACCTGCTCGAACTGCTCTATCGCTACGTAGCCGATGAGGCGGAGCTGAAGAGAATCCTGGTCACCAACCCGGCCAAGCTGTTCGGCTACGCGGATTAG
- a CDS encoding flavin reductase family protein has protein sequence MRIDPAYLDPETAYRLLTGIVVPRPIAWVTSLSGSGVLNLAPFSAFTFVSPKPPMLAISVGRKGGLYKDTAQNILNNEEYVVHIANSSLMNAVHESSTEHPPDVSEVEELRLSTLPGERIKVPRLTAAPIAMECRFRQCLEFGETRSRLIVGEVLVFHIKDGLVNNGKIETEALDPIARIAGPRYARLGEIVTLKPVFQTSKTES, from the coding sequence ATGCGGATTGATCCGGCATATCTCGACCCCGAAACGGCCTACCGGCTGCTCACCGGCATCGTGGTTCCCCGCCCGATCGCATGGGTGACCAGCCTGTCCGGCAGCGGCGTGCTCAACCTCGCGCCGTTCTCCGCCTTTACCTTCGTCTCGCCGAAGCCGCCGATGCTGGCCATCAGCGTCGGCCGCAAGGGCGGGCTCTACAAGGATACCGCGCAGAACATCCTCAACAACGAGGAGTATGTCGTTCACATCGCAAACTCCAGCCTGATGAATGCGGTGCATGAGAGCTCCACCGAGCATCCGCCAGATGTCAGCGAGGTCGAGGAGTTACGGCTTTCGACGCTGCCGGGCGAACGGATCAAGGTGCCCCGCCTCACGGCCGCGCCGATTGCGATGGAATGCCGCTTCCGGCAGTGCCTCGAATTCGGCGAGACCCGCAGCCGGCTGATCGTCGGCGAAGTGCTGGTGTTCCATATCAAGGACGGCCTGGTGAACAACGGCAAGATCGAGACCGAGGCGCTCGACCCGATCGCCCGCATCGCCGGTCCCCGTTACGCCAGGCTCGGCGAGATCGTCACCTTGAAGCCGGTGTTCCAGACCTCGAAAACTGAATCCTGA
- a CDS encoding RidA family protein, with product MTRRKSIHIGEFKHANPIPNAARIGNLLMSGVILGRDPATGKMPEKIEDQCAHMFAHMKAIVEAGGGTTDDIIKMTVWLQDRTQRAPVNVEWLKMFPDEHSRPARHALQMDMENGALVQCDFTAVIG from the coding sequence ATGACAAGGCGCAAGAGCATTCATATCGGCGAATTCAAGCACGCCAATCCCATTCCGAACGCTGCCCGTATCGGCAATCTCCTGATGTCCGGCGTCATTCTCGGCCGCGATCCCGCCACCGGCAAGATGCCGGAAAAGATCGAGGACCAGTGCGCCCATATGTTCGCGCACATGAAGGCCATCGTGGAAGCCGGCGGCGGCACAACCGACGACATCATCAAGATGACGGTGTGGCTGCAGGACCGCACGCAGCGTGCGCCGGTGAATGTCGAATGGCTGAAGATGTTTCCCGACGAGCATTCCCGCCCTGCCCGCCATGCGCTGCAGATGGACATGGAAAACGGCGCGCTCGTGCAATGCGATTTCACGGCCGTGATCGGCTGA
- a CDS encoding DUF2155 domain-containing protein yields MLRTIALTGLAALIAATTASLAPPAQAQIGNIFSDPPLRPPGAIPRGSQQQQQIPDDDEEVPELPRGRLLPTPNRPPPGQGAPPPGSFQSQPLPPPPGTTVAPQGTQPGVAAQPPQPGQPGVANAPPGQRQPPAKGVPSSPATLQPGDEVVSEPPATKITNKKASFSGLDKITGRIINFDEDIGETVQFGALRVKTSACYTRPSTEAANTDAFVEVDEITLQGEVKRIFSGWMFAASPGLHGVEHPVYDIWLTDCKGPDQTIVSAQPDPAKATAPPPAGQKRPPQPKQAAPRPPGPPPQPQFQPQPQQAPPPPPPPPQQRPGGLFGGLFGN; encoded by the coding sequence ATGCTTCGAACCATTGCCCTGACCGGTCTTGCGGCCCTGATCGCCGCCACCACGGCCTCGCTCGCGCCTCCGGCGCAGGCGCAGATCGGCAATATCTTTTCCGATCCGCCGCTGCGGCCGCCGGGCGCGATTCCGCGCGGCAGTCAGCAGCAGCAACAAATCCCCGACGACGACGAGGAAGTGCCGGAATTGCCGCGCGGCCGGCTGTTGCCGACGCCGAACCGGCCACCGCCGGGGCAGGGCGCACCGCCGCCTGGCAGCTTCCAGTCCCAGCCGCTGCCACCGCCGCCCGGAACCACCGTCGCGCCGCAGGGCACCCAGCCGGGTGTCGCCGCTCAGCCGCCGCAGCCGGGTCAGCCGGGCGTCGCCAATGCGCCGCCGGGACAGCGCCAGCCGCCAGCCAAGGGCGTGCCGAGTTCGCCGGCGACGCTGCAGCCGGGCGACGAGGTCGTGTCCGAGCCGCCGGCCACCAAGATCACCAACAAGAAGGCGAGCTTCTCCGGCCTCGACAAGATCACCGGCCGCATCATCAATTTCGACGAGGACATCGGCGAGACCGTGCAGTTCGGTGCGCTGCGCGTGAAGACCAGCGCCTGCTACACGCGGCCGTCGACCGAAGCCGCCAACACCGATGCCTTTGTCGAGGTCGACGAGATCACGCTGCAGGGCGAGGTGAAGCGGATCTTCTCGGGCTGGATGTTCGCCGCCAGCCCCGGCCTGCATGGCGTCGAGCATCCGGTCTACGATATCTGGCTGACGGACTGCAAAGGCCCTGACCAGACCATCGTCAGCGCGCAGCCCGATCCGGCCAAGGCGACCGCTCCGCCGCCGGCCGGGCAGAAGCGGCCACCGCAGCCGAAGCAGGCCGCGCCGCGTCCGCCGGGACCGCCGCCGCAGCCGCAATTCCAGCCGCAGCCGCAGCAGGCCCCGCCGCCACCGCCACCTCCGCCGCAGCAGCGGCCGGGTGGATTGTTTGGCGGATTGTTCGGGAATTAG
- a CDS encoding SDR family NAD(P)-dependent oxidoreductase produces MPDRIRLDGRVAVVTGAAGVIGTATIRLLAERGARIVAVDRREDDLKAAISGLPASAEALAVTADVTQEDDVAEYVRATVDRFGTIDAFYNNAGIEGDIKPIPEYSLESFRRVLDVNVVGVFLGMKHVLPVMLKQNKGSIINTASIAGLMGSPMIAVYSASKHAVIGLTKSAAWECTGTGVRVNCVCPGLIDSRMLSTILQGRNPGNEPPASEKIVDRIPARRLGQASEVASIVAFLASDEASYVSGSAYTVDGGRTAA; encoded by the coding sequence ATGCCCGATCGAATTCGCCTCGATGGCCGGGTTGCCGTCGTGACCGGCGCGGCCGGCGTCATCGGAACCGCGACCATTCGCCTGTTGGCCGAACGCGGCGCCCGCATCGTCGCCGTCGACCGCAGGGAAGACGACCTCAAGGCCGCCATCAGTGGCCTGCCCGCCTCCGCCGAAGCGCTCGCGGTCACGGCTGATGTTACCCAGGAAGACGACGTCGCCGAATATGTCCGCGCCACCGTCGACCGGTTCGGCACGATCGATGCCTTCTACAACAATGCCGGCATCGAGGGCGACATCAAGCCGATTCCGGAATATTCGCTGGAGAGTTTTCGGCGCGTGCTCGACGTCAACGTCGTCGGCGTCTTTCTCGGCATGAAGCACGTGCTGCCGGTGATGCTGAAGCAGAACAAGGGCAGCATCATCAACACCGCCTCCATCGCCGGCCTGATGGGATCGCCGATGATCGCCGTCTACAGCGCCAGCAAGCACGCCGTGATCGGTCTCACCAAGAGCGCCGCCTGGGAGTGCACCGGCACCGGCGTGCGGGTCAATTGCGTCTGCCCCGGCCTGATCGACAGCCGGATGCTCAGCACGATCCTGCAGGGCCGCAATCCCGGCAACGAGCCGCCGGCATCTGAGAAGATCGTCGACCGCATTCCGGCACGACGGCTCGGACAGGCGTCCGAAGTCGCATCCATCGTGGCGTTTCTGGCGTCCGACGAGGCGAGCTACGTCTCCGGCTCCGCCTATACCGTCGATGGCGGCCGCACGGCTGCCTGA
- a CDS encoding endonuclease/exonuclease/phosphatase family protein: MRLRVVTLNVWNRQGDPKRTALINRELRRLAPDLVSLQEVAKSPEHSQLDELIREVRAASPV; the protein is encoded by the coding sequence ATGCGGCTGCGTGTTGTCACGCTCAATGTCTGGAATCGGCAAGGCGATCCGAAACGAACCGCTTTGATCAACCGGGAACTGCGCCGGCTGGCTCCCGATCTCGTGTCGTTGCAGGAAGTCGCGAAATCGCCGGAACATTCGCAGCTCGACGAATTGATCCGCGAAGTCAGAGCCGCGTCTCCTGTGTGA
- the aat gene encoding leucyl/phenylalanyl-tRNA--protein transferase yields the protein MTSRESAASEITPEVLLRAYACGIFPMAESAGDPTLFWVEPELRGVIPLESFRIASRLARTVRSDAFSVTVDTAFKAVIAGCAAPQPGRDDTWINKRIRDLYLGLYELGHCHSVEVWQDGDLVGGLYGVSLGRAFFGESMFHRARDASKVALVHLVARLIAGGFELLDTQYVTEHLRSFGAVEISRRRYRALLDKAIVGEPADFMRLQPSISGAEALEIIAKRT from the coding sequence ATGACATCACGCGAGTCAGCCGCTTCCGAGATCACCCCCGAAGTTCTGCTGCGGGCCTATGCCTGCGGCATTTTCCCGATGGCCGAGAGCGCCGGCGATCCGACGCTGTTCTGGGTCGAGCCGGAACTGCGCGGGGTGATCCCGCTCGAGAGCTTCCGCATTGCCTCACGGCTTGCCCGCACCGTGCGCTCGGATGCTTTCAGCGTCACCGTCGATACCGCCTTCAAGGCTGTGATCGCCGGCTGCGCCGCGCCGCAGCCGGGCCGCGACGACACCTGGATCAACAAGCGCATCCGCGATCTCTATCTCGGCCTCTACGAGCTTGGACACTGCCATAGCGTCGAGGTCTGGCAGGACGGCGATCTCGTCGGCGGCCTCTATGGCGTCAGCCTGGGCCGCGCGTTCTTCGGCGAGAGCATGTTCCATCGCGCCCGCGACGCATCGAAAGTGGCGCTGGTGCATCTGGTGGCGCGGCTGATCGCGGGCGGGTTCGAGCTGCTCGACACGCAATATGTCACCGAGCATCTGCGCAGCTTTGGCGCGGTCGAAATTTCAAGGCGGCGCTATCGCGCCCTGCTCGACAAGGCGATCGTTGGAGAGCCGGCGGATTTCATGCGGTTACAGCCCAGCATCAGCGGTGCGGAAGCGCTGGAGATTATTGCAAAGCGCACGTAG
- a CDS encoding GlxA family transcriptional regulator, which produces MIGVLVFPDFQLLDAAGPISAFEIAARFAESAPAIRVLAVTPGPVRSSSGVEIVAKGLKSASAITTLIVAGGEGVRQAATCEKTLSFVRAMAKRGVRIASVCSGAYVLAEAGLLDGRRATTHWQRTRHFLKTYPQVKLEPDRIFVRDGDVWTSAGISAGIDLSLAMIADDYGDDIAQKTAKQLVLYHRRSGGQSQFSSLLELKAPNGRFGPLLAWARENLDAPLTVEDLAEQAGMSSRHFTRAFMAETGTTPSKAVERLRIEVARQRVQSSSEAIERVAQTTGFRDPERMRRAFIRAFGQPPQSLRRAARAG; this is translated from the coding sequence ATGATCGGTGTTCTCGTCTTTCCGGATTTTCAGTTGCTCGATGCGGCCGGCCCGATTTCGGCGTTCGAGATCGCGGCGCGCTTCGCCGAGAGCGCGCCGGCGATAAGAGTTCTGGCCGTGACGCCGGGGCCGGTGCGCTCGTCCTCGGGCGTCGAGATCGTTGCGAAGGGATTGAAATCGGCATCCGCGATCACGACGCTGATCGTGGCGGGCGGCGAGGGCGTGCGGCAGGCAGCGACCTGCGAGAAGACGCTCAGCTTCGTGCGCGCGATGGCCAAACGTGGCGTCCGCATCGCCAGCGTCTGCTCCGGCGCCTACGTGCTTGCGGAAGCCGGCCTGCTCGACGGCCGCCGCGCCACCACGCATTGGCAGCGCACGCGGCACTTTCTGAAAACCTATCCGCAAGTGAAGCTGGAGCCCGACCGCATCTTCGTCCGCGACGGCGACGTCTGGACGTCGGCCGGAATATCGGCCGGCATCGATTTGTCGCTGGCGATGATCGCGGATGATTACGGCGACGATATCGCGCAGAAGACCGCCAAACAACTCGTGCTCTATCACCGCCGCAGCGGCGGCCAGTCGCAATTCTCCTCGCTCCTGGAATTGAAGGCGCCGAACGGCCGCTTCGGGCCGTTGCTGGCCTGGGCGCGGGAAAACCTCGATGCGCCGCTGACCGTCGAGGATCTCGCCGAGCAGGCCGGCATGAGTTCGCGGCATTTCACCCGCGCCTTCATGGCGGAGACCGGCACCACGCCGTCGAAAGCGGTGGAGCGGTTGCGCATCGAGGTGGCGCGGCAGCGCGTGCAATCCTCGAGCGAGGCGATCGAACGTGTCGCGCAAACCACAGGCTTCCGCGATCCGGAACGGATGCGCCGCGCCTTCATCCGTGCCTTCGGCCAGCCGCCGCAATCGCTGCGCCGCGCGGCGCGGGCCGGGTAG
- a CDS encoding fumarylacetoacetate hydrolase family protein, translating into MRLLSYLANGEPRFGAAVAGGVVDLTKRLGPKCPDLRSLIARNGLDVARQLVADLKPDHALDDLVLLPPIPTPEKLWCIGVNYKDRNAEYKDNSDLPKYPSLFVRNPSSVVGSGQPIEKPKISEQLDYEGELVIVIGKEGRHIPRERAWDHIFGMTLCNEGSVRDWLHHGKFNVTQGKNFDRSGSIGPWIVTSDECDPRGPLDIITRVNGEVRQSDSTERLMFPFDFLIAYLSTFATLKPGDMIATGTPTGAGARFTPPRWLKVGDVVEVESAKLGILRNTVAEEQ; encoded by the coding sequence ATGCGTCTTCTGAGTTATCTCGCAAACGGCGAGCCGCGTTTCGGTGCAGCCGTAGCCGGCGGCGTGGTTGACCTCACCAAACGGTTGGGGCCGAAATGTCCCGACCTTCGGTCCCTGATCGCCAGGAACGGCCTGGACGTGGCGCGCCAACTGGTCGCCGACCTCAAGCCGGATCACGCCCTCGATGACCTCGTGCTGCTGCCGCCGATCCCGACCCCGGAAAAACTCTGGTGCATCGGCGTCAACTACAAGGACCGCAACGCCGAGTACAAGGACAATTCGGACCTGCCGAAATATCCGAGCCTGTTCGTCCGCAATCCCTCCTCCGTCGTCGGCTCCGGTCAGCCGATCGAGAAACCGAAGATCTCCGAGCAGCTCGATTACGAAGGCGAGCTTGTCATCGTGATCGGCAAGGAAGGTCGACACATTCCGCGTGAGCGCGCATGGGACCACATCTTCGGCATGACGCTGTGCAACGAGGGCAGCGTTCGCGACTGGCTGCACCACGGCAAGTTCAACGTCACCCAGGGCAAGAATTTCGACCGCTCAGGGAGCATCGGCCCGTGGATCGTCACCTCGGACGAATGCGACCCGCGCGGGCCGCTCGACATCATCACCCGCGTCAACGGTGAGGTGCGCCAGAGCGATTCCACCGAGCGCTTGATGTTCCCGTTCGACTTCCTGATCGCTTATCTCTCCACCTTCGCCACCCTGAAGCCCGGCGACATGATCGCGACCGGCACTCCGACGGGGGCCGGCGCCCGCTTCACGCCGCCGCGCTGGCTCAAGGTCGGCGACGTCGTCGAGGTGGAATCCGCCAAGCTCGGCATCCTCCGCAACACCGTCGCGGAGGAGCAGTAA